A genomic stretch from Erigeron canadensis isolate Cc75 chromosome 9, C_canadensis_v1, whole genome shotgun sequence includes:
- the LOC122581666 gene encoding uncharacterized protein LOC122581666: MDRRTYWCHQCDMSISLIPTTLTTITSCPHCTSDVLAELDSPITFNTQNNDTTTLIFDSPYFHHVINQLFNNNFDHDDNTNNNDHLSKGDNIKGIKSVKITKEVLGNDHVVICAICKEMFEINDDVKELPCKHMYHPSCIIPWLLIRNSCPLCRYEIPVQEEEEEEKELKVRRRSSSSLLRAEVFMDEEHDTIGEEELFGFGLRHFARRNRVILPMRHNDELPQMQVDEEEVEVGDSGTTGNLDNGSSWPNWPVVDGDEIAMGNARVNDDFGVIIS, translated from the coding sequence ATGGACCGTCGTACCTACTGGTGTCACCAATGTGACATGAGCATTTCCTTAATCCCAACAACCTTAACCACCATAACTTCTTGTCCTCATTGCACTTCTGATGTCCTAGCTGAACTTGATTCCCCAATCACTTTCAATACCCAAAACAATGACACAACAACTTTGATCTTTGATAGCCCATATTTTCACCATGTAATAAACCAGTTATTTAACAACAATTTTGATCATGATgacaatactaataataatgatCATTTGTCGAAAGGAGATAATATAAAAGGTATAAAGTCAGTTAAGATAACAAAAGAGGTACTTGGAAATGACCATGTTGTTATATGTGCTATTTGTAAGGAAATGTTTGAGATTAATGATGATGTTAAAGAGTTGCCTTGTAAGCATATGTATCATCCTAGTTGTATAATTCCGTGGCTTTTGATACGTAATTCTTGTCCTTTATGTCGGTACGAGATTCCggttcaagaagaagaagaagaggaaaagGAGTTGAAGGTTAGAAGGAGGTCGAGTTCTAGCTTATTGAGAGCAGAGGTTTTTATGGATGAGGAACATGATACTATTGGTGAAGAGGAATTATTCGGGTTTGGGTTGAGGCATTTTGCTAGGAGAAACCGGGTTATTTTACCCATGAGGCATAATGATGAGTTGCCACAAATGCAAGTTGATGAGGAGGAGGTTGAGGTTGGTGATTCGGGCACAACAGGCAATTTGGATAATGGGTCAAGTTGGCCGAATTGGCCTGTTGTTGATGGAGATGAGATTGCAATGGGTAATGCTAGAGTTAATGATGATTTTGGTGTTATTATATCTTGA